From Plectropomus leopardus isolate mb chromosome 17, YSFRI_Pleo_2.0, whole genome shotgun sequence, a single genomic window includes:
- the srrm2 gene encoding LOW QUALITY PROTEIN: serine/arginine repetitive matrix protein 2 (The sequence of the model RefSeq protein was modified relative to this genomic sequence to represent the inferred CDS: inserted 1 base in 1 codon; deleted 2 bases in 1 codon) — protein MYNGIGLTTPRGSGTNGYVQRNLSSLRVKRPRDERGGERDEKDRERLESQLNRQPNADILEHQRKRQLEVKCAELQDMMEEQGYSAEEIEEKVNSFRMMLQEKQEPAPTSTERPTVTETHALAAANQQKNDRLRAAFGIASDYVDGSSFHADRKEKEKEKREQERIERERLQQQKYTLVEDSDNSDSPPKKRSRKKKKKNKNRDSSESPSPSPRREKKKSKKKKKKRGASEEEEEEDSSSDEKQKVSKKKRKKSESLSPPKAKAARHRSVSSSSAHSQSPAPPRSRKQDQTARKADEGRKGRSPDRRRRDFEEHSPHHQGGEGKRPNLDREKQRPSEMEKTSSKNRHDSSSPSPPPQTEKSREREKGRHSRSKEIEKRRRSRSVEDEREKGRRSRSREMEKRRRSRSIEKERGRGRSPRSKEMEKGRRSRSKEMEKGRRSRSRDNERGRRSRSRENEREKGRRSRSREAEKGRHSRSREVEKGSLSKSRETEKGRRSRSREKRDKGKESVPQRTRHDSSSSGSPSPPPPPKQEARRGRSRDNVREKDRNRQEKKTRHDSSSPSPPPEKERARRERSGERERRTDRDLHSRAPNERDNRRDTGKRQEREVSPFQQKNDRRRDGGHQSRNSPSPPSRAPITNGRQREREDEKRRXEKDRESVNERDRHLNSQREQDRERGQESARKRDEAVRSTAESRRDGSRPAEKGRSERPEINERQERTRSPPRKEKRDDKEKQAEKKRQRSSSSSSSGSSSSSSSSSDSDSDSSSSSSSSSSSSSSSSSEDEGKLKKARAAGKEKKSSSSKSAPSAIGAAVQRYLANGRKESPVSASEGDGIRRAQKERECGRDKRERDSAPHRAAAETRKKGQERYSPTQMDSPTPPPSPPSREPTPAEATADTLPLRPRQSGRGWRPKLGRGRGAGRGTQPRGLQGPAPLPGGHTLHLRKPPPPPQHVALHQSSIRTPCPDPGEPLLLQPGQTGERERQRDREREKERDREREREREKDRERERIARRSRSRSPRRRSRSRSRSPRRRSPPNRSRRSPSPQRQRRSSHSLSRERAREREQERIRQREAEQERERVKEHLPPKDVPQPRRSSSSSSSSSSSSSSSSSSPSPQREMKDTKASTERDRRTEREDEKRDGEQKSRSSSSHPSRDSSHAPTSGRRGSQSDSRRSDAPSRRSPAGSQPETKQLSRDSSWKQSPVTAPPQSDQTVRRESAVNGKEANANKKDNMSSSSSSSSSSSSSSSSSSSSSSSDSSDSEVEQGKGKTGKPQSSPSSSSSSENEKETKKKSPAMPRRVPADSLRDSRSLSYSPPRYMRAAQHSPSRRSGSRQSPSRSSSNRRRK, from the exons ATGTACAATGGGATTGGCCTGACGACCCCGCGGGGCAGCGGCACCAATGGCTATGTACAACGCAACCTGTCGAGCCTGCGGGTCAAACGGCCGCGGGATGAGCGTGGTGGCGAACGTGATGAGAAGGACCGGGAGAGGCTGGAGAGTCAGCTCAACAGGCAGCCCAACGCTGACATCCTGGAGCACCAGCGGAAGAGGCAGCTTGAGGTCAAGTGTGCCGAGCTGCAGGACATGATGGAGGAGCAAGG GTACTCAGCTGAGGAAATCGAGGAGAAGGTGAACAGTTTCCGTATGATGCTTCAGGAGAAGCAGGAGCCAGCTCCCACAAGCACTGAGAGACCAAC gGTGACAGAGACTCATGCTCTGGCTGCAGCCAACCAGCAGAAGAATGACCGTCTTCGTGCTGCTTTTGGCATCGCCAGCGACTATGTGGACGGATCTTCCTTCCATGCTGACCgcaaggagaaagagaaggagaagagagaaCAGGAACGCATAGAGAGGgagaggctgcagcagcagaaatatAC GTTGGTGGAAGATTCAGACAACTCAGATTCTCCTCCCAAGAAGCGCAGtcggaagaagaagaagaaaaacaagaacagagaCAG CTCAGAGAGTCCGTCCCCATCTCCTAGGCGAGAGAAGAAGAAatccaaaaagaagaaaaagaaacg tggggcatcagaagaggaggaagaagaagacag CTCCTCTGATGAGAAGCAGAAGGtgtcaaagaagaaaagaaagaagagtgAAAGTTTGAGTCCTCCAAAAGCAAAGGCAGCACGACACAGGAGTGTCTCCTCCAGCTCTGCTCACAG CCAATCTCCAGCTCCGCCGAGATCACGTAAACAGGACCAAACTGCAAGAAAAGCTGATGAAGGTAGAAAAGGGAGATCCCCAGACAGGAGGAGACGAGACTTTGAGGAGCACAGCCCTCATCATCAGGGAGGAGAAGGG AAGAGGCCCAATcttgacagagaaaaacagcggCCGAGTGAGATGGAGAAGACCTCCTCTAAGAACAGACATGACTCCTCATCCCCTTCTCCACcaccacagacagaaaaaagcagggagagggagaaagggaggCATTCCAGGAgtaaagaaattgaaaaaaggaGGCGTTCCAGGAGCGTAGAagacgagagagagaaagggaggcgTTCAAGaagcagagagatggagaaaaggaGGCGTTCCAGGAGCATAGAAAAAGAAAGGGGTAGAGGAAGGAGTCCCAGAAgcaaagagatggagaaaggAAGGAGATCCAGGAgcaaagagatggagaaaggAAGGAGATCCAGGAGCAGAGACAACGAGAGAGGGAGGCGTTCAAGGAGCCGAGAAaatgagagggagaaagggaggCGCTCCAGaagcagagaagcagagaaaggGAGGCATTCAAGGAGCAGAGAAGTGGAGAAAGGCAGTCTTTcaaaaagcagagaaacagagaaagggaGGCGTTCaagaagcagagaaaagagGGACAAAGGAAAGGAGAGTGTTCCTCAGAGGACAAGACATGACTCGTCCTCATCTGGTTCTCCTtctccaccacctccacccAAACAGGAGGCAAGGAGAGGAAGGAGCAGAGACAATGTGCGGGAAAAAGACAGGAATAGACAGGAGAAAAAGACGAGACACGACTCCTCATCCCCCTCGCCTCCCCCTGAGAAGGAGAGGGCCAGGAGGGAGAGGAGCGGAGAGAGGGAGCGCAGGACTGACCGAGATTTGCACTCAAGGGCACCAAATGAAAGAGACAACAGGAGAGACACTGGcaagagacaggagagagaggtaTCCCCTTtccaacagaaaaatgacaggaggagggatggaggacACCAGTCCCGCAACTCTCCGTCACCACCCTCTCGCGCACCTATCACTAATGGGCGGCAAAGAGAAAGGGAAGacgagaagagaa gagaaaaagacagggAGAGTGTTAACGAGAGGGACAGGCATCTGAACAGTCAGAGGGAACAAGACAGAGAGCGAGGTCAAGAGAGCGCCAGAAAGAGAGACGAGGCTGTGCGATCGACCGCAGAAAGTAGGCGAGATGGGTCGAGACCTGCCGAGAAAGGCAGGAGCGAAAGACCAGAGATAAACGAGAGGCAGGAGAGGACAAGGAGCCCTCCGAGGAAGGAGAAACGGGATGACAAAGAGAAACAAgcggagaaaaaaagacagaggagcagcagcagtagcagcagcggtagcagcagcagcagcagtagcagcagtgatagtgacagtgacagctcctcgtcctcctcttcatcctcctcttcctcttcgtCCTCATCCTCTGAAGATGAGGGCAAACTGAAGAAGGCCAGGGCAgcagggaaggaaaaaaaaagcagttccTCAAAAAGTGCGCCATCTGCCATCGGTGCTGCAGTTCAGCGGTATTTAGCCAATGGTAGAAAGGAAAGCCCCGTCTCTGCTTCAGAGGGTGATGGGATTCGACGAGCTCAGAAGGAGAGAGAATGTGGAAGAGACAAACGTGAGAGGGACAGCGCTCcccacagagctgctgcagagacccGCAAAAAAGGTCAGGAGCGATATAGCCCCACACAAATGGACAGCCCCACTCCACCTCCTTCCCCCCCCTC CAGAGAGCCGACGCCAGCAGAGGCAACAGCAGATACTCTTCCTCTGAGGCCGAGGCAGAGCGGTCGAGGGTGGAGGCCAAAgctggggagagggagaggggcaGGGAGAGGGACACAGCCAAGAGGCCTGCAAGGTCCAGCCCCTCTGCCAGGAGGTCACACTCTCCACCTCAGAAAACCTCCACCACCTCCCCAGCACGTCGCACTCCACCAAAGCAGTATCAGGACCCCCTGCCCCGATCCAGGAgagcctctcctcctccagcctgGTCAGaccggagagagagagagacagagggacagagagagggagaaggagagggacagagagcgtgaaagagagagagaaaaggacagAGAACGCGAGCGGATCGCCAGGAGGAGCAGGTCCAGAAGCCCAAGAAGGCGCAGCAGGTCCAGGTCTAGAAGTCCAAGAAGGCGAAGCCCCCCCAACAG GTCCCGTCGCTCTCCCTCCCCGCAGCGGCAAAGGAGGAGCAGTCACTCCCTGTCCcgagaaagagcgagagagcgGGAACAAGAGAGGATCAGACAGAGGGAGGcagaacaagagagagagagggtgaaggAGCATCTGCCCCCAAAAGATGTCCCACAACCCCGCAgatcctcctcgtcctcctcatcttcctctagctcctcctcctcctcttcatcctcaccatcaccacagagagagatgaaagacacaaaagcatcaacagagagagacaggagaacAGAGCGAGAGGACGAGAAGAGAGACGGAGAGCAGAAAAGTCGTTCTTCCTCTTCACATCCCTCCAGAGACTCATCCCATGCCCCAACCTCAGGTAGGAGAGGCTCCCAGTCAGACTCCAGGCGCTCTGATGCGCCCTCCAGAAGGTCTCCAGCTGGCAGCCAACCAGAAACCAAACAGCTGTCACGAGATTCAAGCTGGAAGCAGTCGCCAGTGACGGCCCCTCCGCAGTCAGACCAAACGGTCAGAAGAGAGAGCGCTGTAAACGGGAAGGAGGCGAATGCAAACAAGAAAGACAACatgagcagcagctccagctcctcctcttcgtcctcatcgtcctcttcttcctcctcttcatcatcctcctcaGACAGCTCTGACTCTGAAGTGGAGCAAGGCAAAGG GAAGACAGGCAAACCTCAAAGTTCTCCTTCCTCGTCCTCGTCGTCAGAGAATGAAAAGGAAACTAAGAAAAAGAg TCCCGCCATGCCTCGCAGGGTGCCGGCTGATTCACTGAGAGATTCTCGCTCGCTCAGCTATTCTCCTCCAAGGTATATGAGAGCAGCACAGCACTCGCCGAGCCGCAG GAGTGGCAGCAGGCAGTCGCCAAGCCGCTCATCAAGCAACAGACGAAGGAAATGA